In one Silene latifolia isolate original U9 population chromosome 10, ASM4854445v1, whole genome shotgun sequence genomic region, the following are encoded:
- the LOC141607588 gene encoding uncharacterized protein LOC141607588, whose product MGWLLAHGAFKTKDKLIRYGVDIDDSCWLCGQASEDLAHLFFGCDYSTRIVQHLQQKTGLKLPVCNALDWCMQGIGTKMQRGVRAGLIVGAVYHVWHHRNKCRNEGVLLRPQQVASNIVEEMKMRIHRKGKQHLTILELDWLKGIGLM is encoded by the coding sequence ATGGGTTGGCTCCTAGCTCATGGAgctttcaaaactaaagataagcTGATTAGGTATGGGGTGGATATTGATGATAGTTGTTGGCTATGTGGACAAGCATCAGAAGATTTGGCTCACCTGTTTTTTGGATGTGATTACAGTACCAGGATAGTTCAGCATTTGCAACAGAAAACTGGTCTAAAACTACCAGTCTGCAATGCACTGGACTGGTGTATGCAGGGTATTGGCACTAAGATGCAGAGGGGGGTAAGAGCAGGACTGATTGTGGGAGCTGTTTATCACGTTTGGCATCATAGAAACAAATGCAGGAATGAGGGTGTTCTCCTAAGGCCACAGCAAGTTGCATCAAACATTGTTGAAGAGATGAAGATGAGAATCCATCGTAAAGGCAAACAACATTTAACTATCCTAGAGCTAGATTGGCTTAAGGGCATTGGCCTGATGTAA